DNA sequence from the Acanthopagrus latus isolate v.2019 chromosome 15, fAcaLat1.1, whole genome shotgun sequence genome:
TCAACAGGGGGTGCCaaatacagacagagagcaaaTAGAGCCGTTGAAAGTAACACTACATTATCGCTAGCTCTCTTTAAAATACCTCGTAGATCTAAAAGTCACTTTGCCTCCGAATTCCAGGACAAAACCTTGAGCCGAGATATAAATAGCTTCCTTTTCTCCATATATATGTTTACATTAGGACAGTCCTTGGGGTCACTCTTAAGTCAACTTTTCCACCCATTTTCCTTTATTGACCATCTATCCAATGACAAAACTCCACACTAAGCCATTCCTACAATACAATAACAGCTTGTGATAGTGTTACACAGTTAGTTGAAATTGTAGCATCATAATATTACTGGAGCTGGATCAAGGCTCTTGAAAACAGAGAACAATATGTCTTTCTAAAATGTGTAATGAGCCACAAGTAGCTGAGGAACATACTACTGCTCCTAGTTACACACATAATAAATACAGTATTGTGCACTAAGCTGAACTTAGTAAAGCCTTACTTGTAGGTGTGGATCAATGTCAAAAATGGTCTCCCCTCTCCTCATGTCTGTGATCAGCCAGGGGCCACCGGCTCTGTACACAGGACAATCATCAACATGAGTCCAAGAGAAAATTAACCTCAAGTTAGACACACAGAGTTAATAAATGAACAAGTAACAATGCTCTATTTGTCAAATTGGACTGCATACACTTTCTACTGGAATGGTGTAGATGTAGCTGCACTGCTGtatgcacaaaaaaagacagataagaACTTGAAAGATGTGTCAAATCAAGTtgtaaataaatccaaaactaaaaaaacacaaaaccccTCACATACTCGAATAAGAGTGACATTTACGTTCCCACTACAATCCTAAGCTATGAAGCAGAAGTAACCTAGCCCGATTTGACTCATGAACAGTCACCTatgaaacaaagcaacaaaataaaagttgagAATAACATAGCCCTACATGTAccattttaaattgtaaaactTTGCTTCTTTATCCACCATGTTCTGATAAAAACTTTACTCACACTCTGACTCCACGCATCAGCTCCAGAATGCCTTGGCCGTTCCACTGTTGGGCCGCCTGTAGCTCCTCTGTGCATACACCCACAATCTACAGGAGACAGTGCAGAGCATTAAATGGCATGGTTTATAGTCTTGTTACCTGTTGAGTCCCTCTTATTACTGTTGCTATTCAATTAACGTACTTCATTTAACTTACTATAAGAAATGAAGAGTGTATGCACATTCATGGGCGCCAAAGATCTATCATCTGACCGgacaataaaacaacttttattaTTCGGTAGCTTGCCACGTTGCCATACTGCAATCACATATTTGAACTGACCTGGAGAAAGCTCACTGTGCCAAAGGGAGTATTAACTGGTTGCATCTGTGGGTCCTCTGTCAGCAACATATGCTGGATACGAGATTCACTGTTGTCGAGCGGACTGTGCCACGATACATGGTCGCCactacaaaatgtgttttctgtaaaagagcaaacaaaatgagacaatTTTTAAGTTATCTAGAATACAGACCGTGTCATGACTAAGTGTGTGCCTTCAGCCAACAGTGGGAGGCCGACCTTCTATCCTACTTTTCATTATCTGACAGAAAAGAGTTGCAGAAGGAAAGTTACAATAACAGGAAGGGACATAGATCAgccagaaaaaagagagaaaggaaaacaaagaccCAAATGTGTCAAGGAAAAgcttaaaaacactgttttccaTGTGAGGAATGTTTCTGCTTGTGAGGTAACATGCACCAAGTCCAGCCGCACTGCAGGAGAAAAGCGAGGGGGAAGATGGCCAGGAATCAGCATTCATTTAGCTCAGGAGCCCAGCCCACCCAAGCGCAAATTGACCCCAGCTGGATAGAAGAGTAGGCCTGGGCAGTGAGGAGAGCGAGAGCCTGGAGAGAATAGTCCTCTTCTCTTTGTGCATAGCTTTTAAATGCCTCCTCCCATCCTCAACCACACGTTCTTGTGCACATTACTTACGCaactgaactttaaaaaaaaaacaacacacaagtaGCGCCGTTTATACCCATTATACACAAGGTATACGCTCACATactaccattttttttcttttcacaaatacaaagggaaagaaagaggaaattaGACTTTCTTGTCAATAGGACAAGGAGTtccaacaaacagaaatgatgtgtACTAACTATATGGACACAGCTGCCTGCATCAGACTGCTAAAGTCTATTCTCTTCAAATGTATAACACATTCCTCCCCTGGACACTGCAGCCAGAAGAGAGTTTATATATCAAAACCTTTTTCAGAGATATCATTTACCAGactattaataaaaaaaatgtgaccaaatgGATTAAATCACCAATTGTTACTCTTTAACAACAGTTCTCCAGGTGAAGGATGAAGAATGCAGAgctgcaaaaacatgtttttgtcactttgtctttAATTCATCaattaacaaataaatcagCTCCTCCTTCAAATGTCCAACATTACATAAAATGACACCGACATTTCCAGAGCCCAAATAATTGTGTCAACCCTCCTTGTTTAGTCtcactcaaaacaaacttttacaaAGCTATCTATACGCATTGTTTCATGAGTTTAATATGATATGTCAAATCTGAATAGTTCACTTATCACAGAGGACTTTTGAGAGTATGCATTCTCTTAACTTTGTCAGAACTGCTGCAAAACTGTCTGTAAATTTACAATTTGTTTCACATTAATGAgattaaattagtttttttaaaaggttaaGAGATGGCAAAAGTACAttgctgtctctctgtgctcttACCTGACTGGAACACATATCGTGCCAAGCCTTGCATGAGTTCAGCTGGCCAAGTTGGTGGTGCCGTCTCTCCCATTTCTCTTTTGAGTCTAAAGGTGAGCTCAAAGCCAAACCCACTGGGTCCATCTGCCCCTGTgaatctaacacacacacacacacacacacacacacacacacacacacacacagtggcaaaCAAACCTTCAGaagctgtgtttttaatcttttgttaTATGCATGAGGTTTTCTCTAGATCAAACAGCATGCTGTAGAATAATAGGGGATCAGTAGGTGCCATGTCAGTCAGTGGGTGGTCAGATCTAAGTAATGTTTACTTAAAACTTGTTTCATGTGATACAATGATATACTTACTCGTGAACTCTATTATCCCCATACAGGTCACTCAGTCCAAAGCTGACATAGTGCCAATGCTCCTGGATATCCTGAGCTGGGCAGCCCATGCTTCTATACATACTGATGTAGTCTAACGGGTCTGGTCCTCCTAACCTGTGAGAAGCATAAAACCATCGGCCatgtcaaaaactgtttttgttagCAGTGGACTGTGTTTACTCTTGAGTACACCTATGTTAGTTTAGCCTGTAGGCTTTTATTTGTACAGAAGTAGTTAATACACTTACAAGAAGGTGTTTTAATTGAGCTTGTATAGTATGGTAACGTTGCTGAATTCTAAAACCAACTTAAACATAGTTGCACACAGTGTGGCTCCGAGGTGTAGTTAGCTGAGCGATTAGCTTAGCAGCTAAGCTAATTGTTGGCTAGCCATCATCACTAGCTACGAAAAGTTGTTTTACGAATCCAATGCCTCGTTCATAGACGTGTCAAGCCGGCAACAAAAGAACAAAGTACCTACCAATATTTTACTATGGCTGTGACTTGAAGCGGGTTAGCCTGCTCGGGGTAAAGTCTTCTACACTCCCCGTAGATAGCCTGCAGTCCAGGGGGAAACAGCGGCACCAGCCCGTGGGCTTGAGCACCACTGTTAGGCCGTACCTCATCCATGCCAAGGCCTCGAACAAATCTGGGTATTCTATGGAAACAACGTATATGCAGCTATCTTCTGTTATCCACCCCCAGTTAAACAAAAATGGGAGCAATTTAAATCATAAAGGCTCCACGCTAGTGCGGttaagcaaagaaaaacaaatttcaCCCCGATCGCTGTGCTACACTCAGCAGGGACTCAGCCTGTTGCTCATCTTTTGCAAAACCTACCCAACCATTGGTTGGATGGGGAGCGTGACGTAACTGACTGACGGCTACTACTAACCAATGGGAAATGACAATACAGGCCCCTGAGGATTTGTAGATGATTATGATTGGCTGATATGCTGTCAATCCAACAGTGGGAGACGTGATTTCAGGGTTGGGACTTCAAAGTTTTCCAGGGGGCCAAATGATGGAGGTAGGGGCCAAATGGGTCTGTGAGGGAACGATTCTTTGATCAAGTAAAGCGATCTGAATAAAGTACAATTAGTCAACCTTTTTAAGTGAAAGTGTTCAAGCATCAGAAAAGTGTATTTGAAGTAGGATCCAAAGTATTTATTATGCATAACAATGCTCCATGAGAGACTATACTGTTATATATCATACTATTGGATTCTCTACTGACACATTTACGTGTAAGTATCATTTTAAGGGTTCGGTTGTGGGGGAGAGCTAATTTTGGCTGTTTGATTTATATGTTCGATTTATAAccataatcagcagattaaaagttaaacatttcCCTCTGACATGTAGTGTTGTCAACTGCTAAGAAGCATAAAATGTTCATTCTAAAGTAAAGTTCAAGCACCTCAAAGCTGTCCTTCAGTAAAGTACTTTAGTGAATGTATTTAGTTTCCACCACTGCAACTAAGATTCATTGTATTAAGTAACTTTTTAGTTCACTTTATTATGTTTCATACATTAAGAAAGAAAGCATGTCcagaaaacattacaaattATATTTGCACTCCTGGTTGCTAGTaaacaagtcatttaaaaaaaaagtaaaatcagtCAGAGGCCCTTTATAAAATGAGTTTTAGTGACATTTCTTGTAGAGCCAAACTGGGCACGTTTTGaatgttattatttgtttaGTAAACAATAGGCATGAGCAGACGGTTACATTATGAGGAAAAACCAACATGATAAGATGAGgaacttgagtttttttttttttttttttttttttttttatgataagcTCACGGATAAGAGATATTGAAGGTGCTGTCATCTCTTTCATAAGACTGAACGTGATAAAGGAGAAATGGAAGCGCAGTGTTTTATCAGCCAACAGGTTTCCGGCTGCGCAAAGATAATTCGGACCTCAGAGTGTCAGCCATTCTTCGTACAACTATTCTTTGCGCCATGATTTGCTCAGGCGATGTTTACCTCACCCTGCTCACGCATGATAGCAGCCAACCCTTTCTGTATTTCTTACCCGCAAACAGTATACTCAGCTATAACTAGAGCCCTGAGGCCAGGGACGTCTCCAAGACACAACTGTGGACCCTCTCCTCTAATGCTGTTAAATTAATCTGGGAGATGTGTGTGCAAATTCAGCAGCCATGGCCACTCATGGCTGCAGTCCCAGAGCAGGACTGCGAGCTTTGCCACCTGAAACAGGTGCTTTCTAGGGGGAGATTAGAGAGGGTGTAAAGTCCTGTCATGGAGCAAACAGAGGTTGTCTGAGAGGTCCTGTTAACAGTACATGGCACATCTAAGAATaactttaaaacactgcagGCACCTCAAAAGAACTGCTTTAAACCAGCAATGGTGTGTCTTCCCATATTAAAAGTCCATATGACAACATGCCGTTTGGTTTTTTCATACCTCAGTAGTGGCAGCTGgaaatttaatttgatgtttcaTGGTATCATAGTTGAACAGGATGTTGGCTATCCTACATGATCATATTGTTTATGGCTTATTCAGCTGACTGCCTTCAGCCATGGTCGAGATGTAATGGCACTAGAATTGAGATAAGACCGGAAAAAAAAGGTCCACCACGTGCGTGGGCTAAGTAGGTGTGTTGGTGGCCATTTTATTTCTGATATTCATTTTTCCTTGTATGCTGTCACTATTTCTTGTGAAGTGCATGATGTTAGatgttgcagtgttttaaatgtcaaacacaatGTGGTGAGATAAAATAAAGTACAGAGGAAAATAGTTCagcttttttcactttattaaCAACACGCAACGTAACATCGGcccggggaaaaaaaatattatcagtaatttcaatgtttattttgcccacaaatgcaaatgcactGCTTCTTCGTCATTCGAAGAAAGGTAACAATATATATATCATTTGAAACAAAGGTAGTCCACAGATGATTGTAATCCCCACATGCAATACTTCGTTCTGATGGTCCTTGTTTCCGCTCTTTGCTGCCGTGCAAATAAAGATGACAAACTAGTACCATGCCAAAAGAACTGAGCCCATAGATGACACCTGAAGACGCCACCATCTATGGAATTCAGTTCTCATGGCAGAACACTCTTCAAGATTTGGTCCCCAGGAGCCGCTTGGCGCCTGAACGGCTTAATCATTTGACACAGCTCGCGTTTTGTCATTCATTCTCTCGTCAGCTCATTTTcaggaataaataaaaccaaagtaaATCTGCCAATAACAAATAGAAGAACCTGAAAACTTCACAGTGTAACAGTAAAAGTAGGTTGAGGATACAGCATGCCGAGCAGCGCGCTGAGATGAAGTCATGACCTTCCCCATTTCTCAAGAAAAGCAGGGTGCTGATGAGCTGATAGTGACAGCCTTACTTCTTTTCATTGGAAGATTGAGCAACAGGTCATTGCAGTGGCAACCGCAGTTGATCTTAAACAGTGATGAATCATAGCtggcattttgcattttgcgCCAGTGCAACGTGCAATTTAAGACATCTCCTTCTTCATTAATCGGTAACAGGGGCATTGAGAGGCATTTTATGCGAGTGAAGTAAAACCAAAGTGGAAACAAACCTCTGAAGTGAAGTTATGAATGCATTGGATCCAACGCTGTGGCTAGAAAGAGCCTTATGAGGCGTTTCAGGGTCCTCAGAGGAAACCATCTTCTTGACCTAACTATTCCTGGAAATGCTTCACAGCCACCGAAATGAAAGTCTGTCTACCAGGCTCATGCAAGCACTGAATCAGACCATGGTGATAGCGCGCTGGTCAAGGAATGAAATGACTCATCAGTTATGGCCGTACACTCCCAGGAAAAGAACTCTGGGACAATttgattacacacaaacaattgGATGATGTATCTTTGAACCCTCCGAAGCGAGTTCGCCTGTAACCGACGTGTGCTGTGTTACAGGATCTCTTCCTTCAtctatattttaaaaaaaaacaaacacctcatCCAAGGCCTGGAGTCAATattgacagtgacagtaaaGTGAGATAGTTCCTCAATGTTATCTCAGTTCCTGTGGTTTATTCAGCAAGAGTGTACATTCTTTTAGGATACATGTAATACAGCACAATGAACTTTGTGTGGAAGGCCACACCTGAACACGTTCAGGAAACTCCTATCTTTCCGGCAGTTGGACCGGGAAACAACCGGTTTTACAGCCTCTTACTAGACATGAAATCTCTTAATAGGGCATGAACCAGATCTCAGACAAAGATCAGATCAGTCGACCAACACACATCACGCGTGCTTCATTATCAGGAGAAATGTGGAAGTTGGTATTTCTTTTTGAAGAAGTCTactgtaactgttttaaaaaatgtcgcAACCTGAAAGATGTTGAAAGTTGGTAGCTCGCCGTTTTAGGGTTATCGGACAGTTCGTAGATGAAAACTGTCCAGTATTTTCTCTAATTTGATCATAACTTGACCAGTCTCCTACCAGTATACTTACCCCAGTCATTCACAGAAAATGCTCATGCTCCAGATCTTGGGTGCATCAAAAACACATCTCCTCGTGAGGGCCCGTCGCAGAGTGAAACTCTGAACACACCTCGGCGGTCCCACCTCACCAAAAAagaggttttaaaaagcaggcGGCAAGTCTGTCCAGAGTGAATGATCCTAAAGTGGTGGCCATCCCTCCCCAGTTCACCTGCACGTCCTGCTCGCTCTCCCATGTCCTCCAAGTTCCAAGGAAGGATACGGCATACTGTGTGACATTCAGAGCAAAGAACCTTAAATACCACAACCTTTCACATCACCCAtcagtctccctccctcctctctatcTGTGTCTTATACCCTCCCTCCGTTCGGTAAGCCTGACAGTCACTTCCCAGTAAGAAGGAAACAGTGGGAGTGAACAGCACGCCCCCTCACAGTGAATCAACACATAATAGTTTCTGAGGAAAACCATCTGACTGGCCCTGCCCCCTGTTCCCATAAAGTAAGCAGGGGAAAGGCTGTGTCTACTCGAGGAGCCAGGAATTCCCCCATAGGCCATGAACAGCTGTCGAGATGAGAGACGATGACGAAGCCGACACACTGGAAGTTTGAGGGCCGGACGTAATGCAAACAGAAACCGAGTTTGGTGTTTCGTGTGAGTGAAATTGTGTTGAACACCATGTGTTTACATAATAAGTGAATGGAAattctgtccacacacactgtgggGGTTGATATGCACAATCATGTTTGAGCCGGTGACACCAGGTTTCCtagaaaagtgtttttctctttgccaaatattttttttcttcttctcagcaTAGTTGCGTCACGGGCATGTTTAGGATGAGATTGATTTTCGTGAATATTTGTGTAGCTGCAGTCATTTATTCAGGCGAGGTCTGATGGGGGAAGGACTCGACAAGGCGGCCCTcataaaaataactttgtttGCTCTCTGGTCATAGTCAAACATGACGAGGATGTGATACTGTGTTCAATCAGGTGAGCGTGACAGGAGTGGGTCAGCAGGCTAAAAACcaccgttttttaaaaaagacttaaCGTTCAGTTTCATTGTTCCGCCATCGTGTGAAAAAAACTCTTATTTCCTCATACTGTTCGACTAGTCACCTCACGTACAAGAAATTAGTCTGTTTTTTCCAAGTACTTCCTCAGAAAAAAGCCCTGTCAAGTTAATTCAGCTGATCCAAAAGGGGGAATCCACACGCTGTCGGGAAAACGTTCAGCACAGTTCCTTTCTTGTACTTGGATGCGTGTCAAGTACATATTTCCTGGATGTATACGCTCATCGTAACGTGTCATGCCTTTGTTTTGCAATGGAGCACACCCAGATCATGCACTGACTCTAGCTGGAGGTGAAAACCCACCGAATCCACGAGGAGCCATTACCAGAATAAGAGGTACAGAGACCCCATAGAGTCCCAGCGTtgatgtgcagtgactctagACTCCACTTTCAAACTACATCCTTGGGCTGGTGGGATAAGTTGCAATTGACATTTTGCGCCGGACTTCAGAAACAAGCCTGgctttcatgctgctgtttgaacaCTGGGGAAATCACTCGCAAAAGGTCACTGAGcccatttccttttctttcctccccatGCATCTAAAGACCTGCAAGAGCCCCTTTCAACTGCACTTCACTTACTGGCAGACATATTCAAATTTCTATATAGGAAGTGGGAGAAGGTGTAGGTGACCAAAGAGCACATAGGAGATGAGAGAGCATATTTTATTATAGCTCTTCCTTGTTTTACCACCAACACACAACTCAAAAGCGTCATATGGAAAACTGAAAGGACATCCTGATATAAAGGCCAGGTCCATATGGCCTCAAATATTGCAATATCTTTAAGGCTTTATGGCAATTAATAATACATCTCCATATTTTTAAATAGTGTCAAAAGCACTTAAATGATAGGACAGggcgatggaaaaaaaaaagaaaatcctgatAACTTTGAACAAATACCACAATATTGGATATTGGTTGGCTATAGATACTTCCACAAAATATTATCACAATGACAGGTTTGGTAGAAAAGCATCAGTAATGTGAATGTGGCTACATCTTTAACTAATGGATGACTGCCATAACAATAGATTAGTGGTtcatcataaataaaatattaaataaaccACTCAGAATGAGTTAGGGGTATGGGTGATTAAATGCCAGTGCATGGAAaagcaataaaagtcaaatgaaatgtgtcaaaacacaaaataaaagatcaGCTGTCAGAAAATAAACGATCaagaaaaatactaaaatatcCCCAActaatttatttgtttgtgtaggTTGGACATGTGTCCATTCAATGAACTCTTTTAACCACTGAGGCAATTTGAGTGTCTGGTATTCAGCAGGTCAGATTAAATACAGGtatagaaacattttgtttgtttggagacAGTTGTCTGTGAATGATACTagcctttaaacattttcaaagagcACTTTTTCATGTAATGCTGTGACGGAAATAAAGAGAGATCTTTATCCGTAAATTATTCCTGTTTACAATCACTTACATAttgtgtcaaaaaa
Encoded proteins:
- the sufu gene encoding suppressor of fused homolog isoform X1 yields the protein MDEVRPNSGAQAHGLVPLFPPGLQAIYGECRRLYPEQANPLQVTAIVKYWLGGPDPLDYISMYRSMGCPAQDIQEHWHYVSFGLSDLYGDNRVHEFTGADGPSGFGFELTFRLKREMGETAPPTWPAELMQGLARYVFQSENTFCSGDHVSWHSPLDNSESRIQHMLLTEDPQMQPVNTPFGTVSFLQIVGVCTEELQAAQQWNGQGILELMRGVRVAGGPWLITDMRRGETIFDIDPHLQQERVDQGIETEGSNLSGVSAKCVWDDLSRPPEDEEDSRSICIGSQPRRLSDKDTEQIRETLRKGLEFNTKAALPPINNQRQSHERPQSRKDSLESESSAAIVPHELVRTRQLESVHLKFNQESGTLLPLCLRGRLLHGRHFTYKSINGDTAITFVSTGVEGAFATEEHPYAAHGPWLQILLTEEFVEQMLGDLQELNTREETKLPKEYSWPEKKLKISVLPDSVFDNPLQ
- the sufu gene encoding suppressor of fused homolog isoform X2: MDEVRPNSGAQAHGLVPLFPPGLQAIYGECRRLYPEQANPLQVTAIVKYWLGGPDPLDYISMYRSMGCPAQDIQEHWHYVSFGLSDLYGDNRVHEFTGADGPSGFGFELTFRLKREMGETAPPTWPAELMQGLARYVFQSENTFCSGDHVSWHSPLDNSESRIQHMLLTEDPQMQPVNTPFGTVSFLQIVGVCTEELQAAQQWNGQGILELMRGVRVAGGPWLITDMRRGETIFDIDPHLQERVDQGIETEGSNLSGVSAKCVWDDLSRPPEDEEDSRSICIGSQPRRLSDKDTEQIRETLRKGLEFNTKAALPPINNQRQSHERPQSRKDSLESESSAAIVPHELVRTRQLESVHLKFNQESGTLLPLCLRGRLLHGRHFTYKSINGDTAITFVSTGVEGAFATEEHPYAAHGPWLQILLTEEFVEQMLGDLQELNTREETKLPKEYSWPEKKLKISVLPDSVFDNPLQ